In Indicator indicator isolate 239-I01 chromosome 28, UM_Iind_1.1, whole genome shotgun sequence, one DNA window encodes the following:
- the C8G gene encoding complement component C8 gamma chain, which translates to MAALDSLLLFGLLLAAPTGLGQGPRRRRLPTPQSPLEKVAAEAELSLAQLAGRWFLVGVASRCSYLAEHSHRLEATAVTVTVPDGQILAVSTFRKLAGMCWEIRQRYLPAGAHGRFLLKGSGYGSKVDVVLGETDHSSYAILYYQKGHSISVKLYGRSSHVSDAIVEKFEQHSRAVGLSKDLTYYFPTYGFCDSADEFHILDEMKL; encoded by the exons ATGGCGGCCCTGGACTCCCTCCTGCTCTTCGGTCTGCTCCTCGCGGCCCCGacggggctggggcaggggccgcggcggcggcggctgcccACTCCCCAGAGCCCTCTGGAGAAGGTGGCGGCtgaggcagagctcagcctggccCAG CtcgcagggaggtggtttttGGTTGGAGTTGCCTCTCGCTGCAGCTACCTCGCGGAGCACAGCCACCGGCTGGAGGCTACGGCAGTGACGGTGACCGTTCCAGATGGGCAGATCCTGGCCGTCAGCACCTTCAGGAAGCT GGCTGGCATGTGCTGGGAGATCCGGCAGCGGTACCTCCCTGCTGGGGCCCACGGACGTTTCCTCCTGAAGG GCAGTGGTTATGGCAGCAAGGTGGACGTGGTGCTGGGCGAAACAGACCACAGCAGCTATGCCATCCTCTACTACCAGAAGGGTCACAGCATCTCCGTAAAGCTTTACG gacGGAGCAGCCACGTCAGCGACGCCATCGTGGAGAAGtttgagcagcacagcagggctgtggggctgagcaAGGACCTGACCTACTACTTCCCCACGTACG GGTTTTGTGACTCTGCAGATGAGTTCCACATCCTTGATG aaATGAAGCTGTAG
- the LOC128976202 gene encoding lipocalin-like: MHAALLGVLGLALLGALHAQDVPVQPDFQQDKLTGKWYTLGLASNSNWFKEKKHLMKMCTTVISATADGNLEVVTTYPKGDHCEKRNSLYTKTEQPGRFSYSSPRWGSKHDIRVVETNYDEYALVATQISKSSGSSTMVLLYSRTKELSPERLERFTQFSREQGLLEEEILILPHTDKCMADAA; encoded by the exons ATGCACGCCGCACTGCTCGGAGTGCTGGGGCTGGCCCTGCTCGGTGCCCTGCACGCCCAGGACGTTCCCGTGCAGCCTGacttccagcaggacaag CTCACAGGGAAGTGGTACACCCTCGGCCTGGCCTCCAACTCCAACTGGTTCAAGGAGAAGAAGCACCTGATGAAAATGTGCACCACAGTCATCTCAGCCACTGCAGATGGGAACCTGGAGGTCGTCACTACCTACCCCAA AGGTGACCACTGCGAGAAGAGGAACAGCCTCTACACTAAGACAGAGCAGCCAGGGCGCTTCAGCTACAGCAGCCCAC GATGGGGCAGCAAGCACGACATCCGTGTGGTGGAGACCAACTACGACGAGTATGCCTTGGTAGCCACCCAGATCTCCAAGAGCAGTGGCTCCTCCACCATGGTGCTGCTCTACA GCCGGACCAAGGAGCTCAGTCCTGAGCGCCTGGAGAGGTTCACCCAGTTCTCCagggagcagggcctgttggagGAAGAGATCCTCATCCTGCCCCACAcag atAAGTGCATGGCAGATGCTGCCTAG
- the LCNL1 gene encoding lipocalin-like 1 protein gives MRTMVLCLGLALLCLLPVEAEDLGAAGLDKSKVAGRWYIPAMASSSLGFLQRKDELKMAMANITVLGEGNLKISFAIPYPAGCKRSEGIYRPTGSPGEFHSAERGNKTVQVLDTDGQSYAVILASRVKDGRTLHMLRLYSRTQEVSPRIVELFKNLSRKKGFSSEMIRMLPRQEECSLEAV, from the exons ATGAGGACCATGGtgctgtgcctggggctggccctgctctgcttgctgcctgtGGAGGCTGAGGATCTTGGGGCGGCAGGGCTGGACAAGAGCAAG GTTGCAGGCAGATGGTACATCCCTGCTATGGCCTCCAGCTCCCTAGGCTTCCTGCAAAGAAAGGATGAGCTGAAGATGGCAATGGCCAACATCACAGTCCTGGGAGAGGGCAACCTGAAGATCTCTTTTGCAATTCCCTA CCCGGCAGGGTGTAAGAGGTCAGAAGGGATCTACAGGCCCACAGGCAGCCCTGGGGAATTCCACAGCGCTG AGAGAGGCAACAAGACCGTGCAGGTGCTGGACACAGACGGGCAGAGCTATGCTGTCATCCTGGCCTCCAGGGTGAAGGATGGGAGGACTCTGCACATGCTGAGGCTCTACA GCAGAACCCAGGAGGTGAGCCCCAGAATtgtggagctgttcaagaaccTGTCAAGGAAGAAGGGCTTCAGCAGCGAGATGATCAggatgctgcccaggcagg aggaatgcagccTCGAGGCAGtgtag
- the LOC128976090 gene encoding lipocalin-15-like translates to MVVMLPSLALALLCLLQAGADVSVQPDFNAKKFAGSWHLVAAVSNCSVFLKMKNEMKSAIISISLLPEGDLAVKFLWPLMDKCQKFELLFQRSGQAGHYLGMSAEENKELRVLDTDYSHYAILHEAQRSGQRPKTMLQLFTREQDPSPQLLQTFRELIPTVGLTEDMLAVLPASDQCTEATS, encoded by the exons ATGGTGGTgatgctgcccagcctggctctggccctgctctgcctgctgcaggcaggggctgaTGTCTCTGTGCAGCCAGACTTCAATGCCAAGAAG tttgcaggTTCATGGCATCTTGTCGCTGCCGTTTCCAACTGCTCCGTGTTCCTGAAGATGAAGAACGAGATGAAGTCAGCCATCATCTCCAtcagcctcctgccagaggGGGACCTGGCCGTGAAGTTTCTCTGGCCCCT GATGGACAAATGCCAAAAGTTTGAGCTGCTCTTCCAGCGAAGTGGGCAGGCAGGGCACTACCTGGGTATGT CAGCAGAAGAGAATAAGGAGTTGCGTGTGCTGGACACCGACTACAGCCACTATGCCATCCTGCACGAGGCCCAGCGGAGTGGGCAGAGGCCCAAGACcatgctgcagctcttca CGAGAGAGCAGGACCCaagcccccagctcctgcagacctTCAGAGAGCTCATCCCCACTGTGGGCCTGACCGAGGACATGCTGGCAGTCCTGCCCGCCTCCG ATCAGTGCACCGAGGCCACCAG ctga
- the FBXW5 gene encoding F-box/WD repeat-containing protein 5, whose protein sequence is MDAGGGPLLPDSVLYEIFLYLDHVDVLSVGLVCQQWHAVARDEFLWKELFYRYYRISREVPRHPAAVSWYDEFQRLYDTIPCVEVQALKEHNDQVLHLSFSHSGCLFASCSKDCTVKIWSNELDISLQHSSNMRPYNWSYTQFSQFNSDDSLLLVSGVFVGPHNSSSGEIAVISMENFTLLSRVRNKPYDVFGCWLNETNLISGNLHRIGRITSCSVLWLNNAFQGIESENVNVVKRLFKIQNLNASTIRTVMVADCSRYDCPDLLLDYEEQLAASSACPCPIFDLGSDSEEEEAKAKQTLEPAVPEVPGARDVAAEAGLQQLFDDILEGVRPTLTETELETKVAELFVRSRTKPPEPNLLPADSNSKAKYLIFTTGCLTYSPHQIGIKRILPHQMTTAGPVLGEERRSDEFFDSLDHVIDIHGHIIGMGLSPDHRYLYVNSRAWPRDCIISDPMQPPPIAEEIDLHVFDLKTMKEVKRALRAHRAYTPNEECFFIFLDVSRDFVASGAEDRHGYIWDRHYNICLAKLQHDNVVNSVAFSPVEQELLLTASDDSTIKVWRSPRSVRGQQARKPRPRKLLFSWLMNQKS, encoded by the exons ATGGACGCGGGCGGCGGTCCCCTCCTCCCCGACAGCGTCCTCTATGAAATCTTCCTCTACCTGGACCACGTAGACGTGCTCTCGGTGGGCCTGGTGTGTCAGCAGTGGCACGCCGTTGCCCGCGACGAGTTCCTCTGGAAGGAGCTCTTCTACCGCTACTATCGCATCTCCCGAGAGGTGCCCCGGCACCCAG ctgctgtctcCTGGTATGATGAGTTCCAGAGGCTCTACGACACCATCCCCTGTGTGGAAGTGCAGGCCCTGAAGGAGCACAATGACCAAGTTCTGCACCTCAGCTTCTCCCACTCTGGCTGTTTGTTTGCATCATGCTCCAAAGACTGCACTGTCAAG ATCTGGAGCAATGAGCTGGAcatctccctgcagcacagctccaacaTGAGGCCCTACAACTGGAGCTACACCCAGTTCTCCCAGTTCAACTCCGACgactccctgctgctggtgtcGGGTGTCTTTGTGGGCCCTCACAACTCCTCCTCAGGAGAGATTGCTGTCATCAGCATGG AGAACTTCACACTGCTGTCCAGGGTGAGGAACAAGCCCTATGATGTGTTTGGCTGCTGGCTGAATGAGACCAACCTGATATCTGGCAACCTGCACCGGATCGGGCGCatcacctcctgctctgtgctgtggctcAACAATGCTTTCCAG GGCATCGAGTCTGAGAATGTGAACGTGGTGAAGAGGCTCTTCAAGATCCAGAACCTGAACGCCAGCACCATCCGCACCGTCATGGTGGCCGACTGCAGCCGCTACGACTGCCCTGACCTGCTGCTGGACTACgaggagcagctggcagcctcctccgcctgcccctgccccatcTTTGATCTTGGAAGTGACAGCGAGGAAGAGGAGGCCAAGGCCAAGCAGACCCTGGAGCCAGCGGTGCCGGAGGTGCCGGGTGCCAGGGACGTGGCGGcagaggctgggctgcagcagctctttgatGATATCCTGGAGGGCGTGAGGCCAACCCTGACCGAGACAGAGCTGGAGACAAAGGTGGCTGAGCTGTTCGTGCGCAGCAGAACTAAACCTCCTGAGCCCAACCTGCTCCCCGCCGACAGCAACAGCAAGGCAAAGTACTTGATCTTCACCACAGGATGCCTCACTTACTCCCCACACCAGATAG GGATTAAAAGGATCCTGCCCCACCAGATGACGACGGCAGGGccggtgctgggggaggagcgGCGCTCGGATGAGTTCTTCGACTCCCTGGATCACGTCATCGACATCCATGGGCACATCATCGGCATGGGGCTGTCCCCTGACCACAG GTACCTGTACGTGAACAGCCGCGCCTGGCCCCGCGACTGCATCATCTCCGACCCCATGCAGCCGCCGCCCATCGCCGAGGAGATCGACCTCCATGTCTTCGACCTGAAGACCATGAAGGAGGTGAAGAGAGCCCTGCGGGCACACCGGGCATACACCCCCAACGAGGAGTGCTTCTTCATCTTCCTGGACGTCAGCAGGGACTTTGTGGCCAG CGGGGCCGAGGATCGCCATGGCTACATCTGGGACCGGCACTACAACATCTGCCTGGCCAAGCTGCAGCACGACAATGTGGTCAATTCGGTGGCCTTCAGCccagtggagcaggagctgctgctgactgccagCGACGACTCCACCATCAAGGTGTGGCGGTCCCCACGCTCCGtgcgtggccagcaggccaggaAGCCCCGGCCCAggaagctgctcttctcctggctcATGAACCAGAAAAGCTGA